In Phocoena phocoena chromosome 3, mPhoPho1.1, whole genome shotgun sequence, a single window of DNA contains:
- the LOC136120257 gene encoding protocadherin alpha-7-like — MYSNLGGSGNRHLLLFFIILIAWETGSGQVHYSVLEEAKHGTFVGHIAQDLGLELAELVPRLFRVASKGRGDLLEVNLQNGILFVNSRIDREELCGRSGECSIHLEVIVDRPLQVFHVEVEVKDINDNPPVFPGTQRNLFIAESRPLDSRFPLEGASDADIGENALLTYRLSSNDYFSLDVPTTDQQVKPLGLVLRKPLDREESPELHLVLTATDRGKPELTGTVQFLVKVLDANDNAPAFDRTLYAVKLPENVPNATFVIKLNASDLDEGLNGDIIYSFSSDVSPDIKFKFYIDSLSGKIITIGHIDFEESKAYKIPVEAIDKGLPPLAGHCTVLVEVLDANDNAPELTVTSLSLPISEDAQPGTVIILINVSDQDSGANGQVTCSLTPQVPFKLVSTFKNYYSLVLDSALDRETVANYEVVVTARDGGLPSLSVTASVSVEVADVNDNAPAFAHPEYTVLVKENNPPGCHIFTVSARDADAQKNALVSYSLVERRVGERALSSYVSVHAESGKVYALQPLDHEELELLQFQVSAHDAGVPPLGSNVTLQVFVLDENDNAPALLLPGPGGGAGALSQLVARSVGAGLVVAKVRAVDADSGYNAWLSYELQPVAGGARSPFRVGLYTGEISTTRALDEADAPRQRLLVLVKDHGEPALTATATVLLSLEDSGQAPKASSRASTGAAGAEAALVDVNVYLIIAICAVSSLLVLTLLLYTALRCSAPPSEGACGPGKPTLVCSSAVGSWSYSQQRRQRVCSGEGPPKADLMAFSPSLPPFLGSENAGKLQDVDHCTEVGPFKLILKYLRRNFIIYSISHLFSFL, encoded by the coding sequence ATGTACTCAAATCTAGGCGGCTCGGGGAACCGGCATCTACTGCTATTTTTTATAATTCTCATAGCCTGGGAGACCGGGAGCGGCCAGGTCCACTACTCAGTCCTGGAGGAGGCCAAACACGGCACCTTCGTGGGCCACATCGCCCAGGACCTGGGGCTGGAGCTGGCGGAGCTGGTGCCGCGCCTGTTCCGGGTGGCGTCCAAAGGCCGCGGGGACCTTCTGGAGGTAAATCTGCAGAATGGCATTTTGTTTGTGAATTCTCGGATCGACCGGGAGGAGCTGTGCGGGCGGAGCGGGGAGTGCAGCATCCACCTGGAGGTGATCGTGGACCGGCCGCTGCAGGTGTTCCAcgtggaggtggaggtgaaggACATTAACGACAATCCTCCTGTGTTCCCCGGAACACAAAGGAATCTGTTTATCGCGGAATCCAGGCCGCTTGACTCTCGGTTTCCACTAGAGGGCGCCTCCGATGCAGATATCGGGGAGAACGCTCTGTTGACTTACAGGCTGAGCTCCAATGATTATTTCTCTCTGGACGTACCAACCACCGACCAACAGGTAAAGCCCCTGGGACTTGTATTACGAAAACCTTTAGACAGGGAAGAATCTCCGGAACTTCATTTAGTGCTCACGGCCACTGACAGAGGCAAACCTGAGCTGACTGGCACAGTTCAGTTTCTCGTCAAAGTGCTGGACGCCAATGACAACGCCCCAGCTTTCGACAGAACACTCTATGCGGTGAAATTACCAGAAAACGTTCCCAATGCAACGTTCGTAATTAAACTCAACGCCTCAGATTTAGACGAAGGCTTGAATGGTGATATTATTTACTCATTCTCTAGTGACGTTTCTCCAGATATAAAATTTAAGTTCTACATAGACTCCCTAAGTGGGAAGATTATAACAATAGGACATATAGATTTTGAAGAAAGTAAAGCTTACAAAATTCCAGTAGAGGCGATCGATAAAGGCCTTCCACCCCTGGCTGGTCACTGTACAGTTCTTGTGGAAGTTTTGGACGCTAATGACAATGCTCCAGAGTTGACTGTCACTTCCCTGTCGCTTCCTATCTCAGAAGATGCTCAGCCCGGCACAGTTATCATCTTGATTAATGTGTCTGACCAAGATTCTGGTGCCAATGGGCAGGTGACCTGCTCATTAACGCCCCAGGTCCCCTTCAAACTGGTGTCCACCTTCAAGAATTACTATTCGCTGGTGCTGGACAGCGCCTTGGATCGCGAGACTGTGGCCAACTATGAGGTGGTGGTGACCGCGAGGGACGGGGGCTTGCCTTCTCTGTCAGTAACAGCCAGCGTGTCCGTGGAGGTGGCCGACGTGAACGACAACGCGCCCGCGTTCGCGCACCCCGAGTACACGGTGTTGGTGAAGGAGAACAACCCGCCCGGCTGCCACATCTTCACGGTGTCGGCGCGGGACGCGGACGCGCAGAAGAACGCGCTGGTGTCCTACTCGCTGGTGGAGCGGCGGGTGGGCGAGCGAGCGCTGTCGAGCTACGTGTCGGTGCACGCGGAGAGCGGCAAGGTGTACGCGCTGCAGCCGCTGGACCAcgaggagctggagctgctgcagTTCCAGGTGAGCGCGCACGACGCGGGCGTGCCGCCTCTGGGCAGCAACGTGACGCTGCAGGTGTTCGTGCTGGACGAGAACGACAACGCACCCGCACTGCTGCTGCCCGGGCCGGGCGGCGGGGCGGGAGCGCTGAGTCAGCTCGTGGCTCGGTCGGTGGGCGCGGGCCTCGTGGTGGCGAAGGTGCGCGCGGTGGACGCGGACTCGGGCTATAACGCGTGGCTGTCGTACGAGCTGCAGCCGGTGGCGGGTGGCGCGCGCAGCCCGTTCCGCGTGGGGCTGTACACAGGCGAGATCAGCACGACGCGCGCCCTGGACGAGGCGGACGCGCCGCGCCAGCGCTTGCTGGTGCTGGTGAAGGACCACGGCGAGCCGGCGCTGACGGCCACGGCCACCGTGCTGCTGTCGCTGGAGGACAGCGGCCAGGCGCCCAAGGCCTCTTCGCGGGCGTCGACGGGCGCCGCTGGCGCGGAGGCCGCTCTGGTGGATGTGAACGTGTACCTGATCATCGCCATCTGCGCGGTGTCCAGCCTGTTGGTGCTCACGCTGCTGCTGTACACGGCGCTGCGGTGCTCGGCGCCGCCCAGCGAGGGCGCGTGCGGGCCCGGGAAGCCCACGCTGGTGTGCTCCAGCGCGGTGGGGAGCTGGTCTTACTCGCAGCAGAGGCGGCAGAGGGTGTGCTCTGGGGAGGGGCCGCCCAAAGCAGATCTCATGGCCTTCAGCCCCAGCCTCCCTCCGTTCTTAGGTTCAGAAAACGCGGGCAAACTGCAAGATGTTGATCATTGCACGGAGGTAGGTCCATTTAaactgatattaaaatatttaagacggaattttataatttatagtatttcacatttattttcctttttataa
- the LOC136120259 gene encoding protocadherin alpha-10-like codes for MFVYRPIRQRTQRLLLLFLLIAACETGSSQIHYSLPEEAKHGTFVGRIAQDLGLELEELVPRLFRVASKGRGDLLEVNLQNGILFVNSRIDREELCGRSAECSIHLEVIVDRPLQVFHVEVEVKDINDNPPVFSVSEQKLSIYESRLLDSRFPLEGASDADIGENAMLTYRLSPNDFFTLDIINKKDKGKFPVLVLRKLLDREENPQLQLLLTATDGGKPELMGFVTLLILVLDANDNAPLFDRSVYEVKMYENSANQTLVIWLNASDVDEGINKEIIYSFSSLVPPSTRRKFLMNESTGEIRVNDAIDFEDSNTYEIHVDVTDKGNPPMVGHCTVLVEILDENDNSPEVVVTSLALPVREDAQVGTVIALISVSDRDSGANGQVTCTLTPHVPFKLVSTFKNYYSMVLDSALDRESLENYEVVVTARDAGSPSLSATASVSVEVADVNDNAPAFAQPEYTVLVKENNPPGCHIFTVSARDADALENALVSYSLVERRVGERALSSYVSVHAESGKVYVLQPLDHEELELLQFQVSARDAGVPPLGSNVTLQVFVLDENDNAPALLLPGTGGGAGALSQLVARSVGAGHVVAKVRAVDADSGYNAWLSYELQPAAGGERSPFRVGLYTGEISTTRALDEADAPRQRLLVLVKDHGEPALTATATVLLSLEDSGQAPKASTRASTGAAGAEAALVDVNVYLIIAICAVSSLLVLTLLLYTALRCSAPPSEGACGPGKPTLVCSSAVGSWSYSQQRRQRVCSGEGPPKADLMAFSPSLTPCPLPDVEGEEQSTGGNHSSKVGYWFSIFIVCFVNILFHRFSPQICILEYLHSLSKYHVFI; via the coding sequence ATGTTTGTCTACAGACCTATCAGGCAGAGAACCCAGCGCCTGCTTCTCTTGTTTCTGCTCATTGCAGCCTGCGAGACAGGGAGCAGCCAGATCCATTACTCGCTCCCGGAGGAAGCCAAACACGGCACCTTCGTGGGCCGCATCGCCCAGGacctggggctggagctggaggagctgGTGCCGCGCCTGTTCCGGGTGGCGTCCAAAGGCCGCGGGGACCTTCTGGAGGTAAATCTGCAGAATGGCATTTTGTTTGTGAATTCTCGGATCGACCGGGAGGAGCTGTGCGGGCGGAGCGCGGAGTGCAGCATCCACCTGGAGGTGATCGTGGACCGGCCGCTGCAGGTGTTCCAcgtggaggtggaggtgaaggACATTAATGACAACCCGCCGGTCTTCTCTGTCTCAGAACAAAAGCTCTCAATTTACGAATCTCGACTGCTTGACTCTCGATTTCCTCTAGAAGGTGCATCGGATGCGGATATCGGAGAGAACGCAATGCTTACTTACAGACTCAGTCCAAATGACTTTTTCACTCTTGATATTATAAACAAAAAGGACAAAGGCAAATTTCCAGTGCTTGTTCTACGAAAACTGCTGGATCGTGAAGAAAATCCTCAGCTTCAGTTGTTATTAACGGCAACTGATGGAGGCAAACCCGAACTGATGGGATTTGTTACTCTGCTGATCCTGGTGTTAGACGCCAATGATAATGCACCTCTATTTGACCGATCCGTTTATGAAGTTAAGATGTATGAAAATTCAGCGAACCAAACATTAGTCATCTGGCTAAATGCTTCTGATGTGGATGAAgggataaataaggaaataatatattCGTTTAGCTCTTTGGTCCCACCCAGCACAAGAAGGAAATTTCTAATGAATGAAAGCACAGGAGAAATAAGAGTAAACGATGCTATTGACTTTGAGGATAGTAATACTTACGAAATTCATGTAGATGTTACAGATAAAGGAAACCCACCTATGGTTGGTCACTGCACTGTCCTAGTGGAAATCCTGGATGAAAACGATAATTCACCTGAGGTGGTTGTCACTTCTTTGGCTCTTCCGGTGCGAGAGGACGCTCAGGTGGGCACCGTCATCGCCTTAATCAGCGTGTCCGACCGTGACTCTGGCGCCAACGGGCAGGTGACCTGCACATTAACACCTCATGTCCCCTTCAAACTGGTGTCCACCTTCAAGAATTACTATTCGATGGTGCTGGACAGCGCCCTGGACCGCGAGAGCTTGGAGAACTATGAGGTGGTGGTGACAGCGCGGGACGCGGGCTCGCCTTCCCTGTCGGCCACAGCCAGCGTGTCCGTGGAGGTGGCCGACGTGAACGACAACGCGCCCGCGTTCGCGCAGCCCGAGTACACGGTGTTGGTGAAGGAGAACAACCCTCCCGGCTGCCACATCTTCACGGTGTCGGCGCGGGACGCGGACGCGCTGGAGAACGCGCTGGTGTCCTACTCGCTGGTAGAGCGGCGGGTGGGCGAGCGAGCGCTGTCGAGCTACGTGTCGGTGCACGCGGAGAGCGGCAAGGTGTACGTGCTGCAGCCGCTGGACCAcgaggagctggagctgctgcagTTCCAGGTGAGCGCGCGCGACGCGGGCGTGCCGCCTCTGGGCAGCAACGTGACGCTGCAGGTGTTCGTACTGGACGAGAACGACAACGCGCCCGCGCTGCTGCTGCCCGGAAcgggcggcggggcgggcgcgCTGAGCCAGCTGGTGGCTCGGTCGGTGGGCGCGGGCCACGTGGTGGCGAAGGTGCGCGCGGTGGACGCGGACTCGGGCTATAACGCGTGGCTGTCGTACGAGCTGCAGCCGGCGGCGGGTGGCGAGCGCAGCCCGTTCCGCGTGGGGCTGTACACGGGCGAGATCAGCACGACGCGCGCCCTGGACGAGGCGGACGCGCCGCGCCAGCGCCTGCTGGTGCTAGTGAAGGACCACGGCGAGCCGGCGCTGACGGCCACGGCCACCGTGCTGCTGTCGCTGGAGGACAGCGGCCAGGCGCCCAAGGCCTCTACGCGGGCGTCGACGGGCGCCGCTGGCGCGGAGGCCGCTCTGGTGGATGTGAACGTGTACCTGATCATCGCCATCTGCGCGGTGTCCAGCCTGTTGGTGCTCACGCTGCTGCTGTACACGGCGCTGCGGTGCTCGGCGCCGCCCAGCGAGGGCGCGTGCGGGCCCGGGAAGCCCACGCTGGTGTGCTCCAGCGCGGTGGGGAGCTGGTCTTACTCGCAGCAGAGGCGGCAGCGGGTGTGCTCTGGGGAGGGGCCGCCCAAGGCAGATCTCATGGCCTTCAGCCCCAGTCTTACGCCGTGTCCACTACCAGACGTAGAAGGGGAAGAACAGTCTACTGGAGGCAACCACTCTAGCAAGGTGGGTTAttggttttcaatttttatagtttgcttcgtgaatattttatttcaccgCTTTTCCCCTCAAATATGTATCTTGGAATACCTTCATTCTTTGTCTAAAtatcatgtatttatataa
- the LOC136120260 gene encoding protocadherin alpha-10-like — MLTSGPERQGAWLLLHSLLLLAAWETGSSQVHYSVPEEAKHGSFVGRIAQDLGLELEELVPRMFRVASKGRGDLLEVNLQNGILFVNSRIDREELCGRSVECSIHLEVIVDRPLQVFHVEVEIKDINDNPPVFPATHKNLFISETRPLDSHFSLEGASDADIGANALLTYRLSPNEYFSLEVPTNDEQVTPLELVLKKPLDREVTSELLLVLKATDGGKPELTGTVELNITVLDVNDNAPVFDKAVYRIKLLENARNGTLVIRLNASDLDEGSNGHILYSFATDVSSNTEASFRIDSNSGEIKVNGKIDFEEIKLWKLQIEAVDKGNPPMFGHCTILIEVLDINDNAPELLVTSLLLSIPEDAPPGTVIALISVTDHDAGGNARVTCSLTPQVPFKLVSTFKNYYSLVLDSALDREKVSEYALVLIARDGGSPSLSTMASVSVEVADVNDNAPAFAQPEYTVFVKENNPPGCHIFTVSARDADALENALVSYSLVERRVGERALSSYVSVHAESGKVYVLQPLDHEELELLQFQVSARDAGVPPLGSNVTLQVFVLDENDNAPALLLPGTSGGAGALSQLVARSVGAGHVVAKVRAVDADSGYNAWLSYELQPVAGGAHSPFRVGLYTGEISTTRALDEADAPRQRLLVLVKDHGEPALTATATVLLSLEDSGQAPKASTRASTGAAGAEAALVDVNVYLIIAICAVSSLLVLTLLLYTALRCSAPPSEGACGPGKPTLVYSSAVGSWSYSQQRRQRVCSGEGPTKADLMAFSPSVPPGSNSGDIGDQQEFCENVSTVILRCIMPLNVNHIVVH, encoded by the coding sequence ATGTTAACTTCAGGACCAGAGAGGCAGGGAGCCTGGCTCCTGCTTCACTCGCTTCTGCTCCTCGCAGCATGGGAGACAGGGAGCAGCCAGGTCCATTATTCGGTCCCCGAGGAAGCCAAACACGGCAGCTTCGTGGGCCGCATCGCCCAGGacctggggctggagctggaggagctgGTGCCGCGCATGTTCCGGGTGGCGTCCAAAGGCCGCGGGGACCTTCTGGAGGTAAATCTGCAGAATGGCATTTTGTTTGTGAATTCTCGGATCGACCGGGAGGAGCTGTGCGGGCGGAGCGTGGAGTGCAGCATCCACCTGGAGGTGATCGTGGACCGGCCGCTGCAGGTGTTCCATGTGGAGGTGGAAATAAAGGATATTAACGACAATCCGCCTGTATTCCCAGCGACACACAAAAATCTCTTTATTTCCGAAACTAGGCCTCTTGACTCTCATTTTTCACTAGAGGGCGCCTCCGATGCAGATATCGGGGCCAACGCTCTGCTGACTTACAGACTGAGCCCCAATGAGTATTTCTCTCTGGAAGTACCGACCAACGACGAGCAGGTAACACCGCTCGAACTAGTACTAAAAAAACCTTTAGACAGGGAAGTCACTTCAGAGCTTCTCTTGGTGCTCAAAGCAACGGATGGGGGCAAACCTGAGCTGACAGGCACTGTAGAGTTAAACATCACAGTGCTGGATGTAAATGACAACGCCCCAGTGTTTGACAAAGCAGTTTATCGTATAAAATTActggaaaatgcaagaaacggTACACTGGTTATTAGACTTAACGCCTCGGATTTGGACGAGGGTTCAAACGGCCACATTCTTTATTCCTTTGCAACTGATGTCTCCTCTAATACAGAAGCCTCTTTTCGCATAGATTCAAACAGTGGAGAAATAAAAGTGAATGGAAAAATAGattttgaagaaattaaattatgGAAACTTCAAATAGAAGCAGTTGACAAAGGAAACCCCCCAATGTTTGGTCACTGCACAATCTTGATAGAAGTCTTGGACATCAACGATAATGCCCCAGAGTTGCTAGTGACGTCACTGTTGCTTTCTATTCCAGAGGATGCTCCACCGGGGACTGTCATCGCTCTAATCAGTGTAACCGACCATGACGCCGGTGGCAATGCGCGGGTGACCTGCTCACTAACACCCCAAGTCCCCTTCAAACTGGTGTCCACCTTCAAGAATTACTATTCGCTAGTGCTGGACAGCGCCCTGGACCGAGAGAAAGTGTCAGAATATGCTCTAGTACTGATCGCGAGGGACGGGGGCTCGCCTTCTCTGTCGACCATGGCCAGCGTGTCCGTGGAGGTGGCCGACGTGAACGACAACGCGCCCGCGTTCGCGCAGCCCGAGTACACGGTGTTCGTGAAGGAGAACAACCCGCCCGGCTGCCACATCTTCACGGTGTCGGCGCGGGACGCGGACGCGCTGGAGAATGCGCTGGTGTCCTACTCGCTGGTGGAGCGGCGGGTGGGCGAGCGAGCGCTGTCGAGCTACGTGTCGGTGCACGCGGAGAGCGGCAAGGTGTACGTGCTGCAGCCGCTGGACCAcgaggagctggagctgctgcagTTCCAGGTGAGCGCGCGCGACGCGGGCGTGCCGCCTCTGGGCAGCAACGTGACGCTGCAGGTGTTCGTGCTGGACGAGAACGACAATGCGCCCGCGCTGCTGCTGCCCGGGACGAGCGGCGGGGCGGGCGCGCTGAGCCAGCTGGTGGCTCGGTCGGTGGGCGCGGGCCACGTGGTGGCGAAGGTGCGCGCGGTGGACGCGGACTCGGGCTATAACGCGTGGCTGTCGTACGAGCTGCAGCCGGTGGCGGGTGGCGCGCACAGCCCGTTCCGCGTGGGGCTGTACACGGGCGAAATCAGCACGACGCGCGCCCTGGACGAGGCGGACGCGCCGCGCCAGCGCCTGCTGGTGCTGGTGAAGGACCACGGCGAGCCGGCGCTGACGGCCACGGCCACCGTGCTGCTGTCGCTGGAGGACAGCGGCCAGGCGCCCAAGGCCTCTACGCGGGCGTCGACGGGCGCCGCTGGCGCGGAGGCCGCTCTGGTGGATGTGAACGTGTACCTGATCATCGCCATCTGCGCGGTGTCCAGCCTGTTGGTGCTCACGCTGCTGCTGTACACGGCGCTGCGGTGCTCGGCGCCGCCCAGCGAGGGCGCGTGCGGGCCCGGGAAGCCCACGCTGGTGTACTCCAGCGCGGTGGGGAGCTGGTCTTACTCGCAGCAGAGGCGGCAGCGGGTGTGCTCTGGGGAGGGGCCGACCAAGGCAGATCTCATGGCCTTCAGCCCTAGTGTCCCTCCAGGTTCGAATTCTGGAGATATTGGAGACCAACAGGAATTTTGCGAGAATGTAAGTACAGTAATTCTGAGATGTATCATGCCTCTTAATGTCAATCACATAGTAGTTCACTAA